TTCGCTACACCTCTCTGTCTCTCCAGCCTCGAAAGTTAAGCACCTGAAACAATGCTCAGGCAGGATTGTGGTGAAGTCCAAAAACAACCAGTACAAGTTGACGATACCATTCCAGGTATACTTCATGAATGGGTAAGTCGTGCCTTTTCTCACGTTATTAGTCTCCTCGTAGTGTTACGTGATGCTAGAAGAGAGATCTTTATGTAGAATTCAACATGCTGCATTGTTTTCTGTGAGTCTTTACCATCATCTGTTGTTTAGCTCTTTTCCCATATCTCTATGAACAGCCAACTGGCCGATGCTTTCATGCTACTGGTTTGGAATACATCTTTCTCGAAATATTCATCAGGACATGTGGACTTTATAACTAGCACATCTAGTTATAGTAGTGTCAGGCATACCTGTCGCATAGTCATCTCGCTGCATGGTTGGTGACAGCGTTGCAAAGGAGAGAGCAAGCACTTTTTCAAGTTCTGGCTGCATTTGCAATTGTAAATTCCATGCTTCATGCAGTGCTGTAACATTTGGCTCACACGTTCACAGGAGCGTCGACTACAGATCGGCAACATTTTCTGACTATGTTCAAGGAAATTAATGTAATGAAAAAAGCTTGGGCCTGTATTGAAAGCGAGGAGTACCGTCATGTTATTTTTAAATAGTTTGCCAAATACAGTCAAGGTTTACTACCTGATTGACTTCACTCATCCACTCTCCCTTGCTGCATTCAATAGCAAAAAGCGAAAGTGAGCTTTTTCATGATGAGGTAGGCACCCAATTTCTGTACATTGTGTGCCACGTGATTAAAGAGTGACGAATGTGATGTTGTAAGTAATTGCAGTGCTGGAAATACCACAGCCAACTGTTTTCATCTCAGAGAAGGGCGGGGTGTGTTGAAGGGGACTGGAAACTGATCCATTTCTCTTTTCTCTGCATTTTTCTAGGTCACTAGAGTACAATGTGAATGGTACTGTGTTCTACATAGGGAGAGCGAAGAGCCTTAGCAAGTCGGATGTTAGGCCGCTCAATATTTCCAATACTTTCCCAGTGCCAGTCGTCATCCACAGCATTGAACTTCAACCAGAGAGTCAACCTCATTTTACTGTGAGTGCGACAAGAGAGAGTGTATGTTAATGCTGAGCTTTATGCTTGGATTTAACTGGCATAACCTGATTACAAAAGAGGCTTCCAGTGAAACTCTAGCTTTACAAATTTACAGAGAAGGCAATGCCGAAGTTGCATTCTTGAGTGATTACCTTCAGATTgtttttattggggggggggggggggtatgtttctTTCAGTGCACATTGATTGGCTGATAACATCGAGCTAACTGACTGAAGCGTTAGAGCTCACTGACTGTCACGATGTCGTGTCACATAAAAAATAAGAGTACAGCCAAGTGTTATTGTACGAGAATGCAGAACCACATTTCTCCAGTAGTGCATGTGTACTAGACTATATGAAATGCAGTCcatatatacactcaaaccttgatataacgaattattggttataacgaagtaaatgaagaccAGTCTTGTCATAGTGTtacggataaacgtttataacaaattttaggatataatgaagttattttcattgcagatgtgactgttataatgaggtttgattaTATAGTCAACTCAGTACTTATGACACTAGAAGCAGATGTGTGCCTTTGGAAGTAATGTTGCATTAGTACAGATATTTTTCACACTGGCAAgaccaaaaaaaaatgcaccatTTTTACATTTTGCATGTTTTCACATGTTGCGTTACTTTGACGGCGTGTTTTcagttaaccctttgagggtcgaattttttcgcgaaatccagtccaaaaatgtgtaatttttttattgctgaaataaattcttcagacgattctatttaagaaaagaattgtctaaaattttttttcatgaccgtaaagtgacaaaaaaatcagttttgttgttacatacatatggtttattcgttgTAAAATCaggcagaatcctaaaaaaaaagcttcacagttttttatgaataaaaattatgcattgtattaaacatagctcacaaacatacaaaaataagcacaccagagtacgtttccggttaaaaacgctcgtgctctaacactaaaaacttttcagcttgTGAtagcctttgaagcatggctccccgtgcacgcgtttcagatgtcgctccttgatcgtcgtcggagtctgaactcgtcaaaaaatcctcgtctgacgaactgaaatccaatgaatcagactctgattcggcacttggggaatagtccgcatcggaagaatcgctgctcgactcactggcagcagagcaaccggcgcgcgcttccatagcgtaagcgaactgcgtcagtgagcgaacggaagaaaactctatggttgtgcacctgtccggaaagcaaaatgagtgaaaaagctacagtaatacttcgtcttatcgccaacaagacgtagttagtttttccgagaccccaaaacggGAAACGCagtcacggcggcgtcgtttgtgtaatttagcgccgcacggaaacagatgtaatcgcgcgccggggtgcaataaagaagagagtaacaagcggtcaccctttcagagattagaaaccaaacagccatcagctttgcgggcgcaagaagcgaaaaccacccgaaggacgaaaccgaaaccagccggaccgcgtgcgcgcgttctgatgcaagactacaagccgccgcgcctctttggaaagaaaaaaaaaaagacggagagacattggtgcattaaaaaaattacgtattcccgaagcgtggcagcacattccaagcaagagaaatgtgagaaggcgcgcgtttaaaaccaaaccgcgccgcgggcgctctcagttgcgcaagcgatagccggcgcgcggcgcgccattttgcgaagcataaaaaaagcaacaacggagagacatcggcgcatgaaaaaaattccacgtattcccgaagcgtggcagcacatgccaagcaagagaaatcatcgaaaaaggcgcgcactttaaaccagctgcaccgcgaacgcgctcggatgggcaagcgataggcggcgcgccgttttgggaagcgaaaaaaaaatacaacggagagacatcggcgcatgaaaaaaattccacgcattcccgaagtgtggcagcacaggccaaacaaaagaaatgatcgaaaaaggcgcgcgttttaaaaataaacgctatgccgtacatgtacgacgaaaaccctttggtaccaggaagcttctgccgtacatgtacggcgaaaaccctgaaggggttaatacATTTAGTAAAAGTGGGAGCAAAAGTTGCAAGACCAGTTTAGTGCgtttaaaaaacttttttttcttttccatagtGCGCATTCTGGCTGAAATGCGCAGTATGGCTTGCACTTGTTTGATGAATGCAATGTACTGACTCAGTTTTTATATTTTGAAATTGTGACTGAAGAAGAAAACTTCCTTTGTTTGTTTATGCCACATTCTTCAATCTATTGCTCACGATTGTACATGAGGACAAGCTTGTTCCTTGTAGAGGTCGATTGTTTTTGAAGCCAGGCCGCACTAATGAATATATTAACACTTGTCCAATATCACTATCCTTAGGCGTATTTTAATcgtagttttctttttgttcatgtTAAAATTATTGCGTTAGCACTTCATTTGTCCATTGTAGTGCATATTGGATGGCCAGCTGATCAGTTTCTTTGCTCCTGCCCTCAGGTCATATTTAACTCATCAACAGTTCTGCAGCCAAACGAAACAAAACCAGTAGTATATCTCAAGTTTCATCCACAGAAGACAGCTCTGCAACTGAACGCAACGCTAAGGCTGCATACAAACATATCGCACTTCAACATTCCTCTCACATGCTACAGCGGCAGGCTCACACTGGTAAGGATATTTTTCATCATTCCATGACATTTATGTGTTTTCCAGCAGAAATTAAAATAACCAGGATTGTTCTTTCAAGGAAGAAGACAAAGGGAGGGGGGTGTTACCAATCTTTTTGTTGTTATAGGGTAGGGAGTGTTTGTAGTGTACTGAGTGTTTCTGAAATAAAATGGGAGGGGGGTACGTGCATAAGTCACTGTCAAGGTCATGTTACACCGACTCCTATATCCTTACTTCAAATAGTGAACAAGAATAATTACATTTTGCCTCTCTTTACTTCATGTGGCAGAGGCTTCACCACGCTGTCAACAATGAGTCCTTTCTTGACTTTGGTACTCTTGGTATTGGGAACAAGCGCAGCATGTTTTTTGTGGTTATCAATGAGAATCCTATTGAGGTGGGTATGCACGTCTTTTAACGTTTCTATTGGTAACAgtgctgtgccagtttactgcttACTGTTGTAGTATTCTTTTCTTGACTCGCTCGTTTTATCTAGAGGAGTGCAAGGGAGCACTGTTAAAGCATTGGAGGCTGAGCTGAGTGGGTGCTGTTTTCAGAGCTTTACGCTAAGTGGAGAGGAGCACCTTTTTTAACCTGTCAGGCATGGTAGTGTTGCGCCATTCTGATGGTGAAGAACACAGCAGTCAAGGCATTGATTAGAGATAGAACTCATCATTGGGCAGACTTGTGCCTGACAATGCAAGCAGCATTCACAGTACAATGATAGCAATGAGCACAGTCGACAGGCATTAAAATCCGATCTGGAGTGAAACACCTCAACTCTTTATACATGCGTACTCCTACATTCGAGTGTAATCACTGATGCTCGCATGGCTTATAGTATAACGTGCTCTACTATTCGCAGTCCGTTTAGAATTGGCTCTAATATTTGTGAAGCTTCCAAAACAAGAAGGCATGCCAATAACGATCCCATTTTCAGTGAAAGTCAAATCATTTGCTAGTTTCACAATTGtatctttgtttcttcatttcacTGGCTTCTCTTGTCCTTTTTCCACTCTGTTTTACCTTCTTTATCTGAGCATCTGCACATGACATTACAAGATGCAAACTGCCAAGAAAAGACGGgcaaaaggaaagagcgtcactcgcaacaGTCTGTTGTTGCATCACTCGCAACTTGCGAGTGACGCTCATTCCTTTCGCCTGCCTTTTTTTTGGTGGTGTGCGTCTTGTAGTTTCATGAAGCATGCaccaataggtggatagcaaaacggcgcgtcgtctgctacagcacttccggttcaaggaaccttcaaggctcagctcttcgctgcttcaagttgtttgcggttcagtgtaatcggggaggaggtaagataactggtaacaaccgcgtcgcagaaagcaAGTGTTTtatccccgattacactgaacggcacacaccttgaaacagcgaagagctaggcatcgaaccggaagacgtcattttgctatccacctattaccacccagcaacaagttttacTGAAGCATCTGCACATGctcacctgacaaccgcccaggCAGGGGGCCATGTTTCAGCCACAATAAACGGTGCTCCGCATCCTCACCCTTTGTATTTATTGGTGTCGTAAATTTTCATATATTGCCTACTCATTGCAGCATCAGGATGAATGAAGGCGCATCTTACGCCAAGTGATAAATCCACGTTTCTAGCTGATTGAAAATGGTCATTGGTAAAAAACAACTACACGTGTCAGTAGTGTGCCAATCCTTGAAAACACTACGTCAGGAAAACACTTCTGTTTTTCCTCAGTGCTGTTATGAACCCTGATTTGCTGTCACTGTAGTCTCGCCGTGTGTAAGGAGTTGGGTTTTCCATGTGTTGTAGACACTTGTGCTTTGAAGGGCTACGCTTTGTAGGTGTGGAGTCAGGAGGAACAGAAAGGACAACACTTCCACTATTCCTTCTTTTCTGCTTGTGTCATTGTCTTGTACGACTAACCTTACAAACCATAACTATTTTGCCGTGTCACTCCACTTCCTGTTCTAAGTTGTTGGTGTTACTGCCGCTACATATGTCCAATTATTAGGATAACTCGGAGCCTTTTACAACTAACATTCCTCTTTAATTTTTGTTCGTAATACAACTTTGCAGGTGGTAATCAAACACTGGGGCACAAATATGACCAAGACATTAGTCGAGCTTGCTGCTGAGGCTGAGAACAGCAGCACACTAGTCGGGAACTACAATTTCTCAAGCGTCGTGAGAAAGGTGTGTGCGTGTTGGCATCCGCTTGTTTTCAGGTGCAGTCATAGGGTCGGCTTGGAAGGGCAGTGGGGATTGATGAACTGTAAATACCCTTACAGGAGAAAACCAGCAGATAGATGGGACAGACGTACAACTGTCAGCCTGGTAAAGCATTACATTCAAACCTCATTACAATGAAACAGGACATAACGAAATGATAGGTATGAAAAAGTAAACAACTTGAAATCTCTGTAGGGATACGTTTATTTGAAACCACGTTTTAACAAAGTGAAATTGACTTGTTATTGGATATAATGACGGGAACTTgtctgcaaaataaaaaaatcctCACGCTTTCATGCCGGCTATATCAATTCTCTCAATGATTACTAGCGTTTTGGTGTGGCGGTTCAAAACTCCCACGTCCCAGCTAGTGCTGACTGGTGGACCACCCTGTGTGAGTGTATTTAAAACACAGACTAGCTCAGTTGCCTCTGTCAGCCAATCGAAAAGAACACTTGCTTCACTCGCAACTTCTTCAATGCCTTCAAACTGGACATTGAACAGCACAATCACAGCATTGGCAATGTACGGGGTGAGCAAAGGAACACTGTTTTTCGTTTTGATCTGTCCCGTAGGTTGTCCTTGTGTAAAGGCTGCTGAAATCCGCATACGACTTGTGAGGCCTTCCTTATACTTGAGCTCAGTTTGAGAGAAATATGGCAGCTTCTGTTGTGGAACGTTTGGTGTTAAAAAGGTGTGCGTTTGTTAGGTTGAGCTTCTTCTACTGTGACTGTACTAGGACTTGTACAGCTGTGTAACCTTGTacgttaaaggggcactgaagagcaaaatTATTTTGTTATGTATCAGTAATTTACCCTTCTACGATACTGGGAATGCCACTTTAACCACAGAAAGTGGCCTGGAGTGCAAAAAGAAATATATACCTTGAAAATACTACCTTGATATTTCCGCACAAGCTCATCATGAGGTCACAGATTTTAATGGCACCTGGGTAGTTGTTTGTTAGTAAAAATGGATAACACACACAGTGCCCTGAAGAAGCCAGGTACTGAGTATGGCAGGAACTTTTACTGAGCCATTACAGCCCATACACTGAAGTACTGGTGGTGGAGTTATTGAGCGAATTTCGGAAACCTAAACCTTGACCTTCATTTTTCTTATCTAATCGTCAAATTATTGTTGTGAAATAATGACATTGTATTGTTCAAAGAATAGGTTATCTATCTAAACTGACTCAGTGTCCCCCTTTAATATCCCTTTAATGCCTTAGTACATTTCGTGTGAACTGAATTGTCATCATGGAGCTTCAATTTGAACAGCTAACCAAGTCCACTTTTGTAAGGACTAGTGAATCGCAAATGTGGGGAATATTGCTGTGCTTTTGGTCTGACTGCTTTACAGTGCAAGTTCGTCTGCATGTACTTGAGAGCCAGCAATGTTTCTTTTAATCAGGTCACACTGCTGCCCCTGCATTATGCACTGTTTCGAATCACTGTCACAGCACCAGAGACTGAGGGGGTTTTCTGGGGTGAAGCCTCCATCGAAACAAACCACGAGGTAAGGGCTAGAAATCACCCTCGAACACTGTAGCACTAGTTGGCGTGAAATCACACTTGAACATTAATAACGTCATGTCCTTTCATAGGTTCCGTAGATCCTGTAGCGTTTTCTACAGATGCAGAGAAAATATGGCAGTGTCTTTTAAACTTCGGCTACATGTTGGCCGTCAATTTGCACTTCATCCTGTTTTATGAGCATCTATCCAAGTAATGTTTGTACCATATACATGGATTCAGTATCCATGATGATCGTGCACTTAAATTGTGTGTTCTGTGCATGCGGGCTTGATACCTGTCTCATACGAGCTGTCATACAAAGCTTAAAGGTGTCAAAGAGTTGTTCGAGTGTTTATGTTTGATGGCCGATATGACATTTTGACGGGTAGTTGCATTTTATTCGATGGCTGCTGGCTTTTCCGGTGGCCGTAGTCATCAcagtgcctttctttttttctgggcaAATGTGTATTGAAGAAGGATTTGCTTTCAACTTTCATTGTTAGTGTGCCTGGCTGTCGTCATTGCCACCTCACAGTATCTTCTTCCTTTTGCATGGCAGGTGCTTAAGGTCCAGTTCACAATGAGAACGGCTAAGGGCAGCCTCATGTCGGATCCGATTGTATTCGAGAATGCATTTCCGGTATGTTGTCGTCTGTTTTCTTGAGcatactacagtcgaacccacttataacgatcccacatataacgatctatcggttataacgaccatatttcggtgcacttacgattttcctatgctataccattgaagctgcgtcgacatatagcgaacatttttcaaggcctcctacttttacaacgaacacttcagacacggtcgcggtaaaaatatggtgcatacgaagcgaaaaaaagttaaaacattccttataaagcgtgacaggggagcgcgcgcgcgcgtgccccgctccagttaaCTTGCGACCACGgtgctcgcgactaagatatcccagatcggcgagctccgctcgcagatttcggacgctgcgagcgaggtcgctcactttccaggcgtttcttcagtggcagaatggcagtgaggaagaaaaaaaatagtaggcagcatgaagccttgcggtcagctttcgcacggtaacctatcctgacgccgttctctgcagctacgaccgcctgcgatgaaccaaacaatgccttggaacgcaagaaggcataaatgcaagaagtgataaccgcgataactttccatcgcaaaaaggttcactgcgtccctaaactcgtcgacgccgcaatgtgccgcaaaaagtcgtcagtcttttcggtaacggcagagaccggtcgatcggtgattacgacttccgcgcgattgcggcgatgctttcgcggataagcatcagaaaagagcgaaggcgaggtggcggccgtcgatgaacgtgccattatgacttatagccgacaaccttatcacagtcatctgtagatatccgctcggctgcgcgtgtggcgtacgccgtacactgcggattgacggcggtacgagcgcgccatgctgcctgcCATTCGctagttcgccgccgccgcgtcgtgcgagaccgctttaaagtgcgcgtcgctttgtagaaacgaaagtagctcgctgttgttgagcggcgtgggcaccgagaaacgtcgatgcactgatagcgagcatatactgcgtgtttgactacgtgacaactcaagtgcgccgtgCATcgccgtgcagggccgcgagagcatcgcggagacgtcgagtgcgcgttgcttgcaaaatgcttgttttcgccgcgttgaacgaagaggctagtcgccacacccgtgcacggtccggagtgaagcaagcacgaagaaagtacaaacgcgcgcatacggcatacagcaagcggcctggcAGTGACTTCGCGAGCCGAGTaggtgacgcgctgcacgcaactagccagggatgatcggctccacgtcgcggtaccgcgcttcggtgaaatggtgtcagctcattgcaaagacggttaattcactcgtgagcacgcagcgggcgtcacttcacgacgcgaaaaggcttagcttgtcaccaaaggggttgttagcactttaataaaagtgcaaagaaaaaaaaaacggcttggccgctaagcgcacgtttttaagggcgaatccatatacagtcgatcccggatatatcgaactcgaaggggatcgcgaaatagttcgatatatcgataattcgaaatataaaatatgtCCATTTAAGTGTTACCTTGTAACGCGGCGAGTCTCGGAGCGGTTTCCAGAGTCTGTGCCAAGCAGGAGCTTGCCGACTTGCGCAGAATATCAAAAGAATACACGAAAACAGCCGCACTTTATTTGGCATGAAAAAAGTCCGTGACGTTGGATTGCTTCTTTTTGTCAGCCATGAATTTCATGAGGCCATCCTCAATATTGCTGAGGCCCTCCAGATAGCCAAGTCCTGCGCCTTCCATTGCGCCACAACAGCGGCGAATGAGGCTGAATGCCGACGCAAGTTCTGCAGCGGCGCAGGGTTTCTTCGAGGCGTCGTCAGCATCATCATCGCTGCTGAGGTCCGCCTCATCGGCACCAGCGACGTCGGCCACGATTTCAGCATCGGTGAGGTCCGAAACTGCTTGCACGTCGTCATCAGCGCCGACGAAATCGCTTGCAGTGGCCCCATCGGCGATGGCACCCGGAAACGCCGAGAGTTGGCGAAAGTCATTCTCGAGGCACCCCATGTCGTCGTCTGCTGTAATGTCGCTTTCGAAGTCGTCAGGTGACGCTAGAAATCCAGCTTTACGAAAGCAGTTTACGACTGTGGTTTTTTTCACGTCATTCCATGCCCCAGTCATCATCTGGATCGCTCCAAGGAGGTCGATTTTCGGTTCGACCCCCAACCGAAGGCTTATCAGGAGCCGTTGCACCAGACGTCGCCTGTATCCGACCTTGAATGCTTTAATGATGCCTTGGTCGAGAGGCTGCAACCTTGCCGTGGTGTTGGGCGGCAAAAACTTGACCGTTATCCTTTTCAACTGGCTCACGACGTGGTGCGCGGAACAATTGTCCACCAGAAGGCAAATGTTTCGATCTGATTTCTCCAATTCGGCATCCCATGCGCGAATCCATTCGGAAAACAGGTcccgcgtcatccacgctttcttatTGAACGCGTATCGGACTGGGAGGCTCTTCGCGTTCTTGAAGCAGCGCGGCGACTTGCTCTTGCCGATAACGAATGGCCGCAGCTTGCAGGAGCCATCCATGTTCGCCGCGAGCAAAATCGAGACGCGCACTTTGCTCATCTTTCCCCCATGGCACGAAGTCCCTTTCAAGTCCAACGTCTTGTTAGGCAACATCTGCCAGAACAGCGCCGTTTCGTCGGCGTTGTAAATATCCGACGGCGCAAAGTTGTCGCGAATGTTCGGCCACTCTTCGGAGAGCCACTTCTCCATGTCCTGGCTGTTTGTCGCGCCGCTTTCGCCGGACAGGGTCTTTCCAACGATGCCGTAGCGAGTCTTGAAGCGCTGCTGCCAGCCGGTGCCACCAGTGAAGCCGTCAACCCCCAAGGCCGCAGCAAACCACTTTGCTTTTTCCATCAGCATCGGGCCGTCAATCGGAATGTTTTTCGCCCGAGTCTCCAAAAACCAGGCGTACAGCGCTTTCTCAACATTGTCGTACGCAGGAACACGCACACGACAAGCCTGAGAACGGCACGACTGGGCAGCCTTCGCCTTTACATCGGCTTTGTTCCGCAGAATCGTGCTCAGCGTGCTCCGAGGAATGCCGAATGCTTCTGCGACCGACGACTTTTTTTCTCCAGCCTCCACGCGCCGAATGATGTCGGTTTTGGTCGCCAAATCCAAGTTCTTCCGCTTCTTCGCGTCCATGGCGATCAGGGTCGACAGATACCGCGCACACCTTGGTCGCGCGCAAGCAAGCACAAGTCGGAAGTCGGAGCGGCGAGAGGACACTATCGCAGCACGCTACACACAACCAACAAAGCAACCTGCAGCACATGCTGTCGAAACATGCTCTCGGCGATGGCAATGGCACTTGGGCTTTCGCAGCAGGCAGCCGCAacattggtgaaaaaaaaaggacgaaaaaaatAACGCCAGGGGTGTACAGTTCGCAaaggcatggccttcgagatctgaaGTAGCCAGCGCTGCATGAGGCGCCGACGGAAatggatctcgaaggctatgcttttggcGATTGCATGCTTGAGTGTGTGGACGCGGTCACATTTTCGACGCGCGCGCATGAAGAGGGTCCGTAACTTTTTTGGAACGCGACCGAATTGCGGTCATTATCACGGCTCCGGCGcggcgcagcgttcgatatatcgaatcCGTCGGCGTACGAgtgttcgatatacgtgcacacgtGCCCTATACTTTTACATAGGTTTTTCAAGGGGATTTTTCAgttgttcgatatagccaataattcgatatatccgagttcgatatacccgggatcgactgtacaacgaactactgatataacgaccacttttcgcgacactttcgagttcgttataaacgggttcaactgtattagtCGTTTTAGAGAGTTGCATAGGAATCTCAGTACTGTGTATAATAAGGAAAATACGGGCAGTCATTTAGTTAATTTATTGAATGTGTTTAGGCCAAATGTGTTTAGGCTGGAAAGGAACGAAAATGCAGGACAGGGTGCTAAGACTGATAGTAATTTCGCAATCAAGAAAAGTATGACATAAGAAAATGTGAACATGTTTTTGTGAACAACTGAAATATGCAAGACAGGAAGGGTTCGCTACAAAATCATAAGGAAACGGTATTGAATGTAGAGTAAATATTGACGAATAACAACAAAGGTGCTGCTgttgtggcgcagtggttacagtgctcggctgctgacccgaaagacgagAGTTTCCGTCTCGAAAGACACGAGTTTCAGAAATGTGACCTTGGAGGTCACATTTCGatcaaggcgaaatgctagaggccattgTACCGTGCGaagtcagtgcatgttaaagaaccccaggtggtcgaaattatctggagccatccactacggtgcggctcataattatattgtggttctTGCACTTCAATCCCCAGAAATTATCATCAGTTAAAACGAAGATGTCAAAATTGTACTGAACGTAAATAAGTGAGGCAGTGATTACAAACAGATTACGTGCAAAAATATGGTAGTTCAGAAAAGGGACAAATTTAAGAAACAGTGACATAAGATGCATGCAAG
This window of the Rhipicephalus sanguineus isolate Rsan-2018 chromosome 2, BIME_Rsan_1.4, whole genome shotgun sequence genome carries:
- the LOC125757154 gene encoding uncharacterized protein LOC125757154, whose translation is MMTGAWNDVKKTTVVNCFRKAGFLASPDDFESDITADDDMGCLENDFRQLSAFPGAIADGATASDFVGADDDVQAVSDLTDAEIVADVAGADEADLSSDDDADDASKKPCAAAELASAFSLIRRCCGAMEGAGLGYLEGLSNIEDGLMKFMADKKKQSNVTDFFHAK